One Drosophila kikkawai strain 14028-0561.14 chromosome 3L, DkikHiC1v2, whole genome shotgun sequence genomic window carries:
- the LOC138928456 gene encoding uncharacterized protein, whose amino-acid sequence MQSKYDDCYTVYERCAASLNEIIEDSRAQQSVHSSNLTPSQGGCRLPPVECEVFNGDYVQWPTFRDLFSAIYIRNPRLSEVEKLFHLNAKTSGEAKSIVALSPFTNDGFESAWRNLQNRFENKRLLVNSQLKILFNLPSVAQECGKSLKHLESTIQGCLTALQLARVETTNWDCLLVFLCSSKLPKLTLALWEQSLLSKSEIPLWAEFQAFLKDRHRTLEAMEEFKPNASVQSRALRADNSSRSIQTFENRVTVNPQCCKLCAQENHPIRGCPLFLRMSVADRENHVKQQKLCLNCFARTHLLRDCNSTHNCYTCNGRHNTLLHRSSPRPVHSVVMPDQQSHPSTAIQQHIQSTPSTSQANVQTFLAVNTQGVLLSTALIEVCHLIIKYSARAFIDSGSEATFISERLFNLIKLPYESIQAQVSGVNLSVAAQPRKRCQFNIGSPVKPHIQIETCAYVLPQLAGNLPSYTTPEDSLKDLPPLQLADPDFYRSSPIDVLIGADILPSIILRGSHSNICGTLLGQETIFGWTLCGPIATSPISRIYSFSARLAVTESKPDSILTKFGDVEDVPVKLVKESTSVCEENFIRSTKRSEDGRYVVSLPFKEPDNIKLGHSRPIALAQYLQNEMRLSKILPVKEQCDSVIQKGAAAERRGVADEVRGAAEEFRGVPDEGREAAVERRGVADEVRGAAEEFRGRPLALRDRRAS is encoded by the exons ATGCAATCCAAGTATGACGACTGTTATACCGTTTACGAGCGGTGCGCAGCAAGCCTCAATGAGATCATTGAAGATTCACGCGCACAACAGTCTGTTCATTCCTCCAATCTGACGCCGTCTCAGGGCGGATGTCGCTTACCTCCAGTCGAGTGCGAAGTTTTCAATGGTGACTATGTTCAATGGCCCACATTTCGGGACCTTTTCTCCGCCATCTATATACGCAATCCTCGGCTTTCAGAAGTCGAAAAACTGTTCCATCTCAATGCAAAGACGAGCGGCGAGGCCAAATCCATTGTGGCCTTATCTCCGTTTACCAATGATGGTTTTGAGTCAGCGTGGAGAAACTTGCAGAATCGGTTCGAGAACAAGAGGCTGCTGGTCAATAGCCAATTAAAGATCTTGTTTAATTTGCCTTCTGTTGCCCAGGAATGCGGAAAATCCTTGAAGCATTTAGAGAGCACAATCCAAGGTTGTTTAACGGCCCTGCAATTAGCAAGAGTCGAGACCacgaattgggattgcctgcTTGTTTTCCTGTGCTCGTCCAAGTTGCCAAAACTAACTTTGGCTCTTTGGGAACAGTCCCTGCTAAGTAAGTCAGAGATTCCACTCTGGGCTGAATTCCAGGCCTTCTTAAAGGATCGTCATCGAACGCTTGAGGCGATGGAAGAGTTCAAGCCGAACGCGAGCGTTCAATCCAGGGCACTGAGGGCTGACAATAGCTCGCGGTCAATCCAGACCTTTGAGAACAGAGTTACGGTAAACCCGCAATGCTGTAAACTCTGCGCACAGGAGAACCATCCAATCCGAGGATGTCCTCTATTCTTACGCATGTCAGTCGCAGATCGAGAGAACCATGTAAAACAGCAGAAGTTGTGCTTAAACTGTTTCGCAAGAACGCATCTGCTCCGGGACTGCAACAGCACGCATAATTGCTACACCTGCAATGGTCGTCATAATACTCTCCTGCATCGAAGCAGCCCTCGGCCAGTCCATTCAGTGGTTATGCCTGACCAACAGTCCCATCCATCCACAGCAATCCAGCAAcatatacagtccactccatcgACGAGTCAAGCGAATGTGCAAACGTTTCTTGCCGTTAACACGCAAGGGGTCCTACTGAGTACGGCATTGATAGAAGTTTGCCATTTGATCATAAAATACTCAGCACGGGCATTCATTGACTCAGGTTCCGAGGCAACCTTCATCTCAGAACGGTTGTTCAACCTAATTAAGTTGCCGTATGAGTCCATCCAAGCGCAAGTTTCAGGGGTCAACCTTTCCGTTGCAGCTCAGCCCCGTAAGCGTTGTCAATTCAACATAGGTTCTCCCGTCAAGCCACATATCCAAATTGAAACCTGTGCGTATGTGCTACCACAGTTAGCTGGGAACCTCCCATCCTACACTACACCAGAGGATTCATTAAAGGATCTTCCACCTCTGCAACTAGCAGATCCAGATTTCTACCGGAGCTCGCCGATTGACGTGCTTATTGGTGCCGATATCCTGCCATCAATCATTCTCAGAGGCTCCCATTCCAATATTTGTGGAACACTCCTTGGTCAAGAGACCATATTCGGGTGGACTCTTTGCGGTCCTATTGCAACGAGTCCCATAAGCAGAATCTATTCTTTTTCAGCCCGATTAGCAGTGACCGAGTCCAAACCAGACAGCATCCTCACCAAATTTGGGGATGTGGAGGATGTTCCAGTGAAGTTAGTAAAGGAATCCACCTCGGTTTGCGAGGAGAACTTTATCCGATCCACCAAAAGAAGTGAGGATGGAAGATATGTTGTTTCGTTGCCCTTTAAAGAGCCGGACAATATTAAGCTGGGACATTCCAGACCCATCGCACTAGCTCAGTACCTCCAAAACGAAATGCGATTGAGTAAAATCCTTCCAGTGAAGGAGCAGTGCGACTCAGTCATTCAAAA AGGAGCGGCTGCAGAACGCCGTGGAGTGGCAGACGAAGTCCGAGGAGCAGCTGAAGAATTCCGTGGAGTGCCGGACGAGGGCAGAGAAGCGGCTGTAGAACGCCGTGGGGTGGCAGACGAAGTCCGAGGAGCAGCTGAAGAATTCCGAGGCCGGCCACTAGCTCTCCGGGACCGTCGCGCCTCCTGA